Proteins found in one Aspergillus puulaauensis MK2 DNA, chromosome 8, nearly complete sequence genomic segment:
- a CDS encoding alpha/beta hydrolase (CAZy:CE10;~COG:V;~EggNog:ENOG410PH6G;~InterPro:IPR029058,IPR013094;~MEROPS:MER0034665;~PFAM:PF07859;~go_function: GO:0016787 - hydrolase activity [Evidence IEA]): MDFSEYTGPSEEWIAVARELPPAPALSTEELKAVTNKGREDVSARDIVENGLQSKVSLHDHSIPTRDGATIPGRSYRPAGVDASQPLPIYIHLHGGGFLFGTLDSEDAACARLVATLAEQGVPIVVVNVNYRHAPEHKYPVAWNDTEDAFHWVHDHLSEIGGDGANLVMGGVSAGGWLTASTAIAQATGNDKSLASRPKIKGQVLIIPGLVHYDCYESQVKRLRDPSVSSWVQNRDAPVIPFERVQLFFDALGVKDGKGRDADLRLNPGNVSAEQVKGLPPATFGVAGMDPLRDEGLLFAQLLAENGVPTKTNVFKGVPHGFRRFGDRLSASKKWDETIVEGIKWALSSPAAGPFEIHAF, from the exons ATGGACTTCTCCGAGTACACCGGCCCCAGCGAGGAGTGGATCGCCGTGGCGCGAGAGCTCCCCCCCGCGCCCGCGCTCTCAACCGAAGAACTCAAGGCCGTCACTAACAAGGGCCGCGAGGATGTCTCGGCCAGGGACATAGTCGAGAATG GCCTCCAATCCAAAGTCTCCCTGCACGACCACTCCATCCCCACCCGCGACGGCGCCACCATCCCAGGACGCAGCTATCGCCCTGCAGGGGTAGACGCATCTCAGCCTCTCCCCATCTATATCCACCTACACGGCGGCGGATTTCTATTCGGAACTCTAGACTCCGAAGACGCAGCGTGCGCCCGTCTCGTCGCGACGTTGGCGGAACAGGGCGTCCCCATCGTCGTGGTTAATGTAAACTACCGACATGCACCGGAACACAAATACCCCGTTGCCTGGAACGACACAGAAGATGCCTTCCACTGGGTGCACGACCATCTATCCGAAATTGGCGGCGACGGCGCGAATCTCGTCATGGGAGGTGTATCTGCCGGTGGGTGGTTAACAGCCTCAACGGCCATCGCGCAAGCAACCGGGAATGACAAGAGCCTTGCTTCAAGACCGAAGATTAAGGGTCAGGTTCTGATTATCCCCGGCCTGGTGCATTATGACTGCTACGAGTCGCAGGTGAAGAGGTTGCGCGATCCCAGTGTGTCCAGCTGGGTGCAGAATCGCGATGCGCCGGTTATTCCGTTTGAGCGGGTGCAGTTGTTCTTTGATGCTCTTGGTGTAAAGGATGGCAAAGGCCGTGATGCCGATTTGAGGTTGAATCCGGGGAATGTCAGTGCTGAGCAGGTCAAGGGGTTGCCGCCGGCGACGTTTGGGGTTGCGGGTATGGATCCCCTCAGGGACgaggggttgttgtttgCGCAGCTGCTTGCTGAGAATGG GGTCCCGACAAAGACGAATGTCTTCAAGGGCGTGCCGCATGGCTTCCGGAGATTTGGGGATCGGTtgtcggcgtcgaagaagtgGGATGAGACTATCGTGGAGGGCATCAAGTGGGCGTTGAGTagccctgctgctgggccTTTTGAGATTCATGCATTTTAA